A portion of the Jaculus jaculus isolate mJacJac1 chromosome 5, mJacJac1.mat.Y.cur, whole genome shotgun sequence genome contains these proteins:
- the LOC101606843 gene encoding ubiquitin-related modifier 1-like, giving the protein MAAPLCVEVEFGGGAELLFDGVKKQQVTFSGQEGPWDIQNLLVWIKKNLLKKQPELFIQGDSMRPGILVLINDSDWEQLGELDYQLWDQDSILFISTLHGG; this is encoded by the coding sequence ATGGCAGCACCCTTGTGTGTGGAGGTGGAGTTTGGAGGCGGTGCAGAGCTCCTGTTTGATGGAGTAAAGAAACAACAAGTCACCTTCTCTgggcaggagggtccctgggacaTTCAGAACCTCCTTGTCTGGATCAAGAAGAATTTGCTAAAAAAGCAGCCAGAGCTGTTTATCCAGGGAGACAGTATGCGACCAGGAATTCTGGTGCTGATTAACGATTCAGACTGGGAACAGCTGGGCGAGCTGGACTACCAACTGTGGGACCAGGACAGCATCCTCTTCATCTCTACGCTGCATGGGGGCTGA